A genomic segment from Drosophila willistoni isolate 14030-0811.24 chromosome 2L unlocalized genomic scaffold, UCI_dwil_1.1 Seg168, whole genome shotgun sequence encodes:
- the LOC6640913 gene encoding arginyl-tRNA--protein transferase 1 isoform X4 — translation MATSIVQYFGEQESKCGYCTGTNCSKSHGMHAYRLDCQDYQDLIDRGWRRCGNYCYKPINDATCCPCYTIKCDALEFKLTKSNKRTLRRINKFLRDGKRESKEQDDDLDPSASANATCDEGSNVNISEPQPQLPDRKPTAIDVEQVATNLAQEKKNVQEKPSGEELKKAERAIIGGSSVASTKSGGIGSNPPRKKAKQMRLERRQAKLGSNAERLEKPKSATAEKSLRDFLNTPRDTDKHKLKLRLVNVHGDEFKRTLAESYELYKKYQITIHNDPPKNCQAYQDHLQVSPMKHEQPSDGPDKGYGSFHQQYWLDNKLIAVGVIDILPSSVSSVYFFYDPDYSFLSLGTYGSLREIDLVQSFAAQVPELKYYYMGFYIHSCPKMRYKGKLSASYLLCPETYTWLELTNDMCAKLDETKYQRLCPDPDVKDVDEFLEDEHLNNVMLLRDAKSFTTYGRLVQLCGFDSERDVIIEYSKLVGKTCALRMIYVK, via the exons atgGCTACTAGCATTGTGCAGTACTTTGGCGAGCAGGAGAGCAAATGCGGCTACTGCACGGGGACTAACTGTAGCAAATCTCACG GTATGCATGCTTATCGCTTGGATTGTCAAGATTATCAAGATCTTATTGATCGTGGATGGCGCCGATGCGGAAACTACTGCTATAAGCCGATAAATGATGCAACCTGTTGCCCCTGCTACACCATCAAATGCGATGCCTTGGAGTTCAAACTGACCAAGTCCAATAAGCGTACATTACGCCGCATTAACAAATTCTTACGTGATGGCAAGCGAGAGTCAAAGGAACAAGATGATGACCTTGACCCATCGGCCTCGGCAAATGCAACCTGTGATGAGGGAAGTAACGTCAATATCAGCGAACCACAACCTCAGCTGCCCGATCGAAAGCCCACTGCCATAGATGTTGAGCAGGTGGCCACCAATTTGGCTCAAGAGAAGAAGAATGTCCAAGAAAAACCTTCTGGCGAAGAACTAAAGAAGGCAGAACGAGCCATCATCGGTGGATCATCAGTGGCATCTACAAAAT CTGGTGGTATTGGCTCGAATCCGCCCCGTAAAAAGGCCAAACAAATGCGTCTGGAGCGAAGGCAAGCCAAATTGGGATCAAATGCAGAACGTCTAGAGAAACCCAAATCTGCTACAGCCGAGAAAAGTTTGCGCGACTTTTTGAATACTCCCAGAGACACGGATAAACATAAACTAAAG TTGCGTTTGGTCAACGTTCATGGCGATGAATTTAAACGTACTCTCGCCGAGAGCTATGAATTGTACAAGAAATATCAGATAACCATACACAATGATCCGCCCAAGAATTGTCAAGCCTACCAGGATCATCTGCAAGTTTCACCCATGAAG CACGAACAACCATCAGATGGTCCAGATAAAGGCTATGGCTCATTTCATCAACAATATTGGCTAGATAATAAACTAATTGCTGTTGGCGTAATCGATATATTACCAAGTTCAGTTAGCTCTGTGTACTTTTTCTATGATCCTGACTATAGTTTTTTGTCACTGGGAACGTATGGATCTTTGAG agaAATTGACTTGGTACAATCATTTGCTGCCCAGGTGCCAGAATTAAAGTATTATTATATGGGATTTTATATACACTCCTGTCCCAAAATGCGTTACAAGGGCAAACTATCGGCCTCGTATTTGCTTTGCCCCGAGACCTATACCTGGCTAGAGCTAACTaatg aTATGTGTGCGAAACTAGATGAAACCAAGTATCAACGTTTGTGTCCAGATCCCGATGTCAAAGATGTTGATGAGTTTTTGGAAGATGAACATTTGAATAATGTTATGTTGCTGCGTGATGCCAAATCTTTTACGACCTATGGTCGTCTTGTGCAG CTCTGTGGATTTGATAGTGAACGCGATGTGATTATTGAATACAGCAAATTGGTGGGCAAAACCTGTGCCCTACGCATGATTTACGTAAAGTGA
- the LOC6640915 gene encoding proliferating cell nuclear antigen — MFEARLGQATILKKILDAIKDLLTEGTFDCSDSGIQLQAMDNSHVSLVSLTLRSDGFDKFRCDRNISMGMNLGSMAKILKCANNEDNVTMKAQDNADTVTIMFESANQEKVSDYEMKLMNLDQEHLGIPETEYSCVVRMPSMEFARICRDLAQFSESVVICCTKEGVKFTASGDVGTANIKLAQTGSVDKEEESVSIDMQEPVTLTFACRYLNAFTKATPLSTQVQLSMCADVPLVVEYAIKDLGYIRYYLAPKIEDNET, encoded by the exons ATGTTCGAGGCACGCCTAGGTCAAGCTACCATTCTGAAGAAGATTTTGGATGCCATCAAGGATTTGCTCACTGAGGGTACCTTTGATTGCAGCGATTCCGGCATTCAG CTGCAAGCCATGGACAATTCTCATGTGTCTTTGGTCTCATTGACACTGCGATCCGATGGCTTCGATAAGTTCCGCTGTGATCGCAACATTTCCATGGGCATGAATCTGGGCAGCATGGCCAAGATTCTTAAGTGCGCCAACAACGAGGACAATGTCACGATGAAGGCTCAAGATAATGCCGACACTGTGACCATTATGTTTGAATCTGCCAACCAAGAAAAGGTATCCGACTATGAGATGAAATTGATGAACCTTGATCAAGAGCATTTGGGTATCCCGGAAACTGAATATTCATGTGTGGTGCGTATGCCTTCCATGGAATTTGCCCGCATCTGCCGTGATTTGGCTCAATTCAGTGAATCTGTGGTCATTTGCTGTACCAAAGAGGGCGTCAAATTCACAGCCAGCGGTGATGTTGGCACGGCCAACATTAAACTGGCGCAAACTGGCTCTGTTGACAAGGAAGAGGAATCTGTCAGCATTGATATGCAAGAGCCCGTAACTCTCACCTTTGCCTGTCGCTACCTGAATGCCTTCACCAAGGCCACACCGCTGTCTACCCAAGTGCAGCTGTCCATGTGTGCCGATGTCCCACTTGTTGTAGAGTATGCCATCAAAGATTTGGGCTACATTCGTTACTACCTGGCGCCCAAAATCGAGGACAATGAGACATAG
- the LOC6640913 gene encoding arginyl-tRNA--protein transferase 1 isoform X1, with translation MATSIVQYFGEQESKCGYCTGTNCSKSHGMHAYRLDCQDYQDLIDRGWRRCGNYCYKPINDATCCPCYTIKCDALEFKLTKSNKRTLRRINKFLRDGKRESKEQDDDLDPSASANATCDEGSNVNISEPQPQLPDRKPTAIDVEQVATNLAQEKKNVQEKPSGEELKKAERAIIGGSSVASTKCESLYFRLPLLTLNFLLAGGIGSNPPRKKAKQMRLERRQAKLGSNAERLEKPKSATAEKSLRDFLNTPRDTDKHKLKIVLVDSSDTQRTCSDEVHMLYRKYQIAIHNDNPARLTLASMQRFLVNSPLKHEQPSDGPDKGYGSFHQQYWLDNKLIAVGVIDILPSSVSSVYFFYDPDYSFLSLGTYGSLREIDLVQSFAAQVPELKYYYMGFYIHSCPKMRYKGKLSASYLLCPETYTWLELTNDMCAKLDETKYQRLCPDPDVKDVDEFLEDEHLNNVMLLRDAKSFTTYGRLVQLCGFDSERDVIIEYSKLVGKTCALRMIYVK, from the exons atgGCTACTAGCATTGTGCAGTACTTTGGCGAGCAGGAGAGCAAATGCGGCTACTGCACGGGGACTAACTGTAGCAAATCTCACG GTATGCATGCTTATCGCTTGGATTGTCAAGATTATCAAGATCTTATTGATCGTGGATGGCGCCGATGCGGAAACTACTGCTATAAGCCGATAAATGATGCAACCTGTTGCCCCTGCTACACCATCAAATGCGATGCCTTGGAGTTCAAACTGACCAAGTCCAATAAGCGTACATTACGCCGCATTAACAAATTCTTACGTGATGGCAAGCGAGAGTCAAAGGAACAAGATGATGACCTTGACCCATCGGCCTCGGCAAATGCAACCTGTGATGAGGGAAGTAACGTCAATATCAGCGAACCACAACCTCAGCTGCCCGATCGAAAGCCCACTGCCATAGATGTTGAGCAGGTGGCCACCAATTTGGCTCAAGAGAAGAAGAATGTCCAAGAAAAACCTTCTGGCGAAGAACTAAAGAAGGCAGAACGAGCCATCATCGGTGGATCATCAGTGGCATCTACAAAATGTGAGTCATTATATTTTCGACTTCCTTTGTTAACtctaaattttctcttagCTGGTGGTATTGGCTCGAATCCGCCCCGTAAAAAGGCCAAACAAATGCGTCTGGAGCGAAGGCAAGCCAAATTGGGATCAAATGCAGAACGTCTAGAGAAACCCAAATCTGCTACAGCCGAGAAAAGTTTGCGCGACTTTTTGAATACTCCCAGAGACACGGATAAACATAAACTAAAG ATAGTTTTGGTCGATTCGTCAGACACACAGCGCACTTGTTCGGATGAAGTGCATATGTTATACCGCAAATATCAAATAGCCATTCATAATGATAATCCCGCACGACTTACACTAGCTAGTATGCAGCGCTTTTTGGTTAATTCCCCCCTCAAG CACGAACAACCATCAGATGGTCCAGATAAAGGCTATGGCTCATTTCATCAACAATATTGGCTAGATAATAAACTAATTGCTGTTGGCGTAATCGATATATTACCAAGTTCAGTTAGCTCTGTGTACTTTTTCTATGATCCTGACTATAGTTTTTTGTCACTGGGAACGTATGGATCTTTGAG agaAATTGACTTGGTACAATCATTTGCTGCCCAGGTGCCAGAATTAAAGTATTATTATATGGGATTTTATATACACTCCTGTCCCAAAATGCGTTACAAGGGCAAACTATCGGCCTCGTATTTGCTTTGCCCCGAGACCTATACCTGGCTAGAGCTAACTaatg aTATGTGTGCGAAACTAGATGAAACCAAGTATCAACGTTTGTGTCCAGATCCCGATGTCAAAGATGTTGATGAGTTTTTGGAAGATGAACATTTGAATAATGTTATGTTGCTGCGTGATGCCAAATCTTTTACGACCTATGGTCGTCTTGTGCAG CTCTGTGGATTTGATAGTGAACGCGATGTGATTATTGAATACAGCAAATTGGTGGGCAAAACCTGTGCCCTACGCATGATTTACGTAAAGTGA
- the LOC6640916 gene encoding DNA replication inhibitor plutonium translates to MNALSCVAQDDVVSLRIICSLPQEYNIEEVDHYGNTALLKACFLGRLECARTLLDLEANIYAVNYFGQNALTLATYEGHLPLVHELLRRRSYKDFNLSSLIPAIFVAVMRQHYTLELHFQKMDPAGVHDLQTVHGLDINELRQMVNKANSKKIMHSSQPTGILQRKHRYHK, encoded by the exons ATGAAtg CCCTAAGTTGTGTTGCTCAGGATGATGTGGTTTCTTTGCGCATCATTTGTTCCTTACCCCAGGAGTATAATATTGAAGAAGTGGATCATTATGGAAACACTGCCCTGCTGAAAGCTTGTTTTTTGGGGCGCCTCGAGTGTGCTCGCACCCTACTCGATTTGGAAGCCAATATCTATGCTGTGAATTACTTTGGTCAAAATGCTCTTACATTGGCCACTTACGAGGGGCATCTACCGCTAGTACATGAATTGCTACGTCGGCGTTCATACAAGGATTTCAACTTATCCTCGCTTATACCGGCAATTTTTGTAGCCGTAATGCGACAGCACTATACCCTGGAACTGCATTTTCAAAAGATGGATCCTGCTGGTGTTCATGATCTTCAAACTGTCCATG GCTTAGATATTAATGAATTGCGACAAATGGTGAACAAGGCTaattcaaagaaaatcatgCACTCGTCCCAACCCACTGGAATCTTACAACGTAAACATCGCTATCATAAGTAA
- the LOC6640917 gene encoding 40S ribosomal protein S18, translated as MSLVIPEKFQHILRIMNTNIDGKRKVGIAMTAIKGVGRRYSNIVLKKADVDLTKRAGECTEEEVDKVVTIITNPLQYKVPNWFLNRQKDIIDGKYSQLTSSNLDSKLRDDLERLKKIRSHRGLRHYWGLRVRGQHTKTTGRRGRTVGVSKKK; from the exons ATG TCTCTCGTTATCCCTGAGAAGTTCCAGCACATTCTTCGTATCATGAATACGAACATCGATGGTAAGCGCAAGGTAGGAATTGCCATGACTGCCATCAAGGGTGTGGGTCGCCGTTACTCCAACATTGTGTTGAAGAAGGCCGATGTCGATTTGACCAAGCGTGCCGGTGAGTGCACCGAGGAGGAG GTTGACAAGGTGGTGACCATCATCACAAACCCCCTGCAATACAAAGTGCCCAACTGGTTCCTTAACAGACAAAAGGACATCATTGATGGCAAATACTCGCAGCTGACATCCTCCAACTTGGATTCCAAGCTCCGTGATGATTTGGAGCGTTTGAAGAAGATCCGCTCCCATCGCGGTCTGCGTCACTACTGGGGTCTCCGTGTCCGTGGTCAGCACACCAAGACAACTGGTCGTCGTGGTCGCACTGTCGGTGTGTCCAAGAAGAAGTAA
- the LOC6640913 gene encoding arginyl-tRNA--protein transferase 1 isoform X2, whose translation MATSIVQYFGEQESKCGYCTGTNCSKSHGMHAYRLDCQDYQDLIDRGWRRCGNYCYKPINDATCCPCYTIKCDALEFKLTKSNKRTLRRINKFLRDGKRESKEQDDDLDPSASANATCDEGSNVNISEPQPQLPDRKPTAIDVEQVATNLAQEKKNVQEKPSGEELKKAERAIIGGSSVASTKCESLYFRLPLLTLNFLLAGGIGSNPPRKKAKQMRLERRQAKLGSNAERLEKPKSATAEKSLRDFLNTPRDTDKHKLKLRLVNVHGDEFKRTLAESYELYKKYQITIHNDPPKNCQAYQDHLQVSPMKHEQPSDGPDKGYGSFHQQYWLDNKLIAVGVIDILPSSVSSVYFFYDPDYSFLSLGTYGSLREIDLVQSFAAQVPELKYYYMGFYIHSCPKMRYKGKLSASYLLCPETYTWLELTNDMCAKLDETKYQRLCPDPDVKDVDEFLEDEHLNNVMLLRDAKSFTTYGRLVQLCGFDSERDVIIEYSKLVGKTCALRMIYVK comes from the exons atgGCTACTAGCATTGTGCAGTACTTTGGCGAGCAGGAGAGCAAATGCGGCTACTGCACGGGGACTAACTGTAGCAAATCTCACG GTATGCATGCTTATCGCTTGGATTGTCAAGATTATCAAGATCTTATTGATCGTGGATGGCGCCGATGCGGAAACTACTGCTATAAGCCGATAAATGATGCAACCTGTTGCCCCTGCTACACCATCAAATGCGATGCCTTGGAGTTCAAACTGACCAAGTCCAATAAGCGTACATTACGCCGCATTAACAAATTCTTACGTGATGGCAAGCGAGAGTCAAAGGAACAAGATGATGACCTTGACCCATCGGCCTCGGCAAATGCAACCTGTGATGAGGGAAGTAACGTCAATATCAGCGAACCACAACCTCAGCTGCCCGATCGAAAGCCCACTGCCATAGATGTTGAGCAGGTGGCCACCAATTTGGCTCAAGAGAAGAAGAATGTCCAAGAAAAACCTTCTGGCGAAGAACTAAAGAAGGCAGAACGAGCCATCATCGGTGGATCATCAGTGGCATCTACAAAATGTGAGTCATTATATTTTCGACTTCCTTTGTTAACtctaaattttctcttagCTGGTGGTATTGGCTCGAATCCGCCCCGTAAAAAGGCCAAACAAATGCGTCTGGAGCGAAGGCAAGCCAAATTGGGATCAAATGCAGAACGTCTAGAGAAACCCAAATCTGCTACAGCCGAGAAAAGTTTGCGCGACTTTTTGAATACTCCCAGAGACACGGATAAACATAAACTAAAG TTGCGTTTGGTCAACGTTCATGGCGATGAATTTAAACGTACTCTCGCCGAGAGCTATGAATTGTACAAGAAATATCAGATAACCATACACAATGATCCGCCCAAGAATTGTCAAGCCTACCAGGATCATCTGCAAGTTTCACCCATGAAG CACGAACAACCATCAGATGGTCCAGATAAAGGCTATGGCTCATTTCATCAACAATATTGGCTAGATAATAAACTAATTGCTGTTGGCGTAATCGATATATTACCAAGTTCAGTTAGCTCTGTGTACTTTTTCTATGATCCTGACTATAGTTTTTTGTCACTGGGAACGTATGGATCTTTGAG agaAATTGACTTGGTACAATCATTTGCTGCCCAGGTGCCAGAATTAAAGTATTATTATATGGGATTTTATATACACTCCTGTCCCAAAATGCGTTACAAGGGCAAACTATCGGCCTCGTATTTGCTTTGCCCCGAGACCTATACCTGGCTAGAGCTAACTaatg aTATGTGTGCGAAACTAGATGAAACCAAGTATCAACGTTTGTGTCCAGATCCCGATGTCAAAGATGTTGATGAGTTTTTGGAAGATGAACATTTGAATAATGTTATGTTGCTGCGTGATGCCAAATCTTTTACGACCTATGGTCGTCTTGTGCAG CTCTGTGGATTTGATAGTGAACGCGATGTGATTATTGAATACAGCAAATTGGTGGGCAAAACCTGTGCCCTACGCATGATTTACGTAAAGTGA
- the LOC6640914 gene encoding hormone-sensitive lipase, producing the protein MIEAPPVELGHAQQHNHTNHHHFDDNLKLAHEVTENGNGKDASYISDTHTDTQTSCIPAELQTTYRSLYAACLEHAAYFAKDPTEFGQRLHAAHVAWQDFIVLANRLVLQIEEFAHEYDFDADTPGNGYRSFIYVTNACISHGSGICKQLLATRSTLFFRKKFYVKEVEACSQLLSSLCTCLQYLLILRQWSANTGDLFACGHHTAEQLFELGDTINQYCFYGRCLGFQYGDSIRGVLRFLGISMASYSESYYSQADDGNIVKTTRSLWTSGKYLMNPELRARRIVNISQNAKIDFCKSFWFLAESELMHKLPSIVGSSIKVNRLIELPAEPLQLPQRMDKDVFIDIPVPSAHLGPGLPVSVRLLSAKRRAGMLGEGRYRGWHKPLAASRSILFHCHGGGFVAQSSKSHELYLRDWAVALDCPILSVDYSLAPEAPFPRALEEVFYAYCWMLKNTSILGTTAERIVCAGDSAGANLSIGLALKCIEQGIRIPDGLFLAYCPTLVSFVPSPARLLCLMDPLLPFGFMMRCLRAYAAPAQEQLQENAKHVEELALIRNAQKAITNSIGSANSSRRTSIRSPLEITPGADKDGEEVEEDESSDTFASASASYHSQTVERTDLPNTDGDNSSCVSFEDDSQPIVHYPIEITADIPKEPASAAYIDSFLDKYLIDTATKEATEKEEEEEQTLPQQQPELANGYVKTNCSDENILIETGRDLIALDTLQGRWQEAVNNITNTLNRYTQSYEIHGGHSAQQDVRNMDALIARSPSEEFAFDVPKDPFLSPYWASDEWLSQLPETKILTLNMDPCLDDCVMFAKKLKRLERQVSLEILEGLPHGFLNFTMLSNEAMEGSKHCIRSLQSLLQMKNK; encoded by the exons ATGATTGAGGCGCCGCCTGTTGAACTGGGCCATGCCCAGCAGCACAATCACACCAACCACCACCACTTTGATGACAATCTAAAACTGGCGCACGAGGTGACCGAgaatggcaatggcaaagaTGCCAGCTATATCTCCGACACCCACACGGACACCCAAACCTCCTGCATACCCGCCGAATTGCAAACAACGTATCGAAGCCTTTATGCCGCTTGCCTCGAACATGCCGCCTACTTTGCCAAGGATCCGACAGAATTTGGTCAACGTTTGCATGCCGCACATGTTGCATGGCAAGACTTTATTGTCCTAGCCAATCGATTGGTACTGCAAATTGAGGAATTTGCCCATGAGTATGATTTTGACGCAGATACGCCAGGGAATGGCTATCGGAGTTTCATCTATGTCACCAATGCCTGCATTTCGCATGGCAGTGGAATATGCAAACAACTTTTGGCCACACGAAGCACTCTCTTCTTTCGAAAGAAGTTCTATGTCAAAGAGGTGGAGGCTTGCTCCCAGCTGCTGTCTTCATTGTGCACTTGCCTGCAATATTTATTGATATTGCGTCAGTGGTCGGCTAATACGGGTGACCTGTTCGCCTGTGGCCATCATACGGCCGAGCAGCTATTCGAATTGGGTGACACCATCAATCAGTATTGTTTCTATGGACGTTGTTTGGGTTTCCAATATGGGGATTCGATACGTGGCGTTCTACGCTTTCTGGGCATCAGCATGGCCAGCTATTCAGAGTCCTATTACTCGCAAGCGGACGATGGCAACATAGTGAAGACGACAAGGAGTCTTTGGACAAGTGGAAAGTATCTTATGAATCCCGAGTTGCGTGCCCGTCGCATTGTAAATATTtcgcaaaatgcaaaaattgatttttgtaAATCATTTTGGTTTCTGGCCGAATCCGAGTTAATGCACAAATTGCCCAGCATTGTGGGCTCGTCGATTAAAGTGAATCGTTTAATTGAATTGCCAGCCGAACCATTGCAACTACCACAACGAATGGATAAAGacgtttttattgatattCCCGTACCCAGTGCCCATTTGGGTCCGGGACTTCCCGTTTCGGTTCGTTTACTTAGCGCCAAGCGACGCGCCGGCATGCTCGGCGAGGGTCGCTATAGAGGTTGGCATAAACCACTTGCTGCCAGCCGTTCCATACTCTTTCATTGTCATGGTGGCGGATTTGTGGCCCAATCTTCCAAATCTCATGAGCTCTATCTGCGCGACTGGGCTGTGGCTCTGGACTGTCCCATTTTGTCGGTCGATTATAGCCTGGCACCGGAGGCACCATTTCCCAGAGCCCTGGAAGAGGTCTTCTATGCCTATTGCTGGATGTTGAAGAATACTTCTATCCTGGGCACCACGGCGGAAAGGATTGTGTGTGCCGGTGATTCGGCTGGTGCTAATCTATCGATTGGCTTGGCACTGAAATGCATTGAGCAGGGAATACGTATCCCAGATGGTCTATTTCTGGCCTATTGCCCCACACTTGTTAGCTTTGTGCCAAGTCCGGCTCGCCTGCTTTGCCTGATGGATCCACTTTTGCCATTCGGTTTCATGATGCGTTGCCTGCGGGCCTATGCGGCTCCGGCTCAAGAACAATTGCAAGAGAATGCCAAGCATGTGGAGGAGCTCGCTCTAATACGCAATGCCCAGAAGGCAATAACAAATAGTATTGGCAGTGCCAATTCCAGCCGACGAACTTCAATTAGAAGTCCACTGGAAATCACTCCAGGCGCAGATAAAGATGGAGAAGAGGTGGAAGAAGATGAAAGCAGTGATACATTTGCCAGTGCGTCTGCCTCGTATCACAGTCAAACGGTGGAGCGGACAGATTTACCTAACACCGATGGCGACAATAGCTCCTGTGTCTCCTTTGAGGATGACTCACAGCCCATTGTTCACTATCCCATAGAGATAACTGCCGATATTCCCAAGGAGCCGGCATCAGCGGCCTATATTGATAGTTTTCTTGACAAATATCTCATTGACACGGCCACCAAAGAAGCCACGGAGAAGGAGGAAGAAGAGGAGCAGACtttaccacaacaacaaccagaatTGGCCAATGGCTATGTCAAGACTAATTGCTCCGATGAAAACATTTTGATCGAGACGGGACGTGACCTTATTGCCTTAGACACACTGCAGGGACGTTGGCAGGAAGCAGTCAATAATATAACAAATACACTGAATCGCTACACACAATCCTATGAGATCCATGGCGGACATTCCGCACAGCAGGATGTACGCAATATGGATGCCCTCATAGCACGTAGTCCCAGTGAGGAATTTGCCTTTGATGTGCCTAAAGATCCATTCCTATCGCCCTATTGGGCCAGTGACGAGTGGCTTTCCCAGCTACCAGAGACTAAAATACTT ACCCTCAATATGGATCCCTGCCTTGATGACTGTGTAATGTTTGCCAAGAAACTGAAACGTTTGGAGCGTCAAGTTAGCTTGGAAATACTAGAAGGATTGCCCCATGGTTTTCTCAATTTTACAATG CTCTCTAATGAAGCTATGGAAGGATCCAAACATTGCATCAGATCATTGCAGTCGCTGCTCCAAATGAAGAATAAATAA
- the LOC6640913 gene encoding arginyl-tRNA--protein transferase 1 isoform X3 produces MATSIVQYFGEQESKCGYCTGTNCSKSHGMHAYRLDCQDYQDLIDRGWRRCGNYCYKPINDATCCPCYTIKCDALEFKLTKSNKRTLRRINKFLRDGKRESKEQDDDLDPSASANATCDEGSNVNISEPQPQLPDRKPTAIDVEQVATNLAQEKKNVQEKPSGEELKKAERAIIGGSSVASTKSGGIGSNPPRKKAKQMRLERRQAKLGSNAERLEKPKSATAEKSLRDFLNTPRDTDKHKLKIVLVDSSDTQRTCSDEVHMLYRKYQIAIHNDNPARLTLASMQRFLVNSPLKHEQPSDGPDKGYGSFHQQYWLDNKLIAVGVIDILPSSVSSVYFFYDPDYSFLSLGTYGSLREIDLVQSFAAQVPELKYYYMGFYIHSCPKMRYKGKLSASYLLCPETYTWLELTNDMCAKLDETKYQRLCPDPDVKDVDEFLEDEHLNNVMLLRDAKSFTTYGRLVQLCGFDSERDVIIEYSKLVGKTCALRMIYVK; encoded by the exons atgGCTACTAGCATTGTGCAGTACTTTGGCGAGCAGGAGAGCAAATGCGGCTACTGCACGGGGACTAACTGTAGCAAATCTCACG GTATGCATGCTTATCGCTTGGATTGTCAAGATTATCAAGATCTTATTGATCGTGGATGGCGCCGATGCGGAAACTACTGCTATAAGCCGATAAATGATGCAACCTGTTGCCCCTGCTACACCATCAAATGCGATGCCTTGGAGTTCAAACTGACCAAGTCCAATAAGCGTACATTACGCCGCATTAACAAATTCTTACGTGATGGCAAGCGAGAGTCAAAGGAACAAGATGATGACCTTGACCCATCGGCCTCGGCAAATGCAACCTGTGATGAGGGAAGTAACGTCAATATCAGCGAACCACAACCTCAGCTGCCCGATCGAAAGCCCACTGCCATAGATGTTGAGCAGGTGGCCACCAATTTGGCTCAAGAGAAGAAGAATGTCCAAGAAAAACCTTCTGGCGAAGAACTAAAGAAGGCAGAACGAGCCATCATCGGTGGATCATCAGTGGCATCTACAAAAT CTGGTGGTATTGGCTCGAATCCGCCCCGTAAAAAGGCCAAACAAATGCGTCTGGAGCGAAGGCAAGCCAAATTGGGATCAAATGCAGAACGTCTAGAGAAACCCAAATCTGCTACAGCCGAGAAAAGTTTGCGCGACTTTTTGAATACTCCCAGAGACACGGATAAACATAAACTAAAG ATAGTTTTGGTCGATTCGTCAGACACACAGCGCACTTGTTCGGATGAAGTGCATATGTTATACCGCAAATATCAAATAGCCATTCATAATGATAATCCCGCACGACTTACACTAGCTAGTATGCAGCGCTTTTTGGTTAATTCCCCCCTCAAG CACGAACAACCATCAGATGGTCCAGATAAAGGCTATGGCTCATTTCATCAACAATATTGGCTAGATAATAAACTAATTGCTGTTGGCGTAATCGATATATTACCAAGTTCAGTTAGCTCTGTGTACTTTTTCTATGATCCTGACTATAGTTTTTTGTCACTGGGAACGTATGGATCTTTGAG agaAATTGACTTGGTACAATCATTTGCTGCCCAGGTGCCAGAATTAAAGTATTATTATATGGGATTTTATATACACTCCTGTCCCAAAATGCGTTACAAGGGCAAACTATCGGCCTCGTATTTGCTTTGCCCCGAGACCTATACCTGGCTAGAGCTAACTaatg aTATGTGTGCGAAACTAGATGAAACCAAGTATCAACGTTTGTGTCCAGATCCCGATGTCAAAGATGTTGATGAGTTTTTGGAAGATGAACATTTGAATAATGTTATGTTGCTGCGTGATGCCAAATCTTTTACGACCTATGGTCGTCTTGTGCAG CTCTGTGGATTTGATAGTGAACGCGATGTGATTATTGAATACAGCAAATTGGTGGGCAAAACCTGTGCCCTACGCATGATTTACGTAAAGTGA